The DNA window ACCCGACGGCACGGAGCGCCACGGCATGGTGTGGCTCGTGGACATGACGGCCAGCACCTGGGCAGCGGACGCCTTCCTCGTTGTGGGCCACGACGAGGTGGTCGCGCACATGCGCGAGGATGCCGAGCGCGAGGGGCTGTCCCTGGAGCCGGTCGATCCCGGGCTGCTGCACAGGATGGTCCGCGACGCGATGCGGTTGACCGACATGTCCGACCCGGCACCTGAGTCCGAGACCTACTCCGAGTTCCACGCCCTCGCCCGGGGCCGGCTGCGGTGCCTGCCGCCACCCGCAGAGCTCCCGGAGCCGCTCGACGAACAAGGGCGCGAGGCGCTGGTGGCGGACTTCGTTGCCTCGACGTACGGCCAGGGGCTGCTCTCCCCCGCCGACGGCGAGGAGGCGCCCGAGGAGGACTCGGTGCGGTTCCTGGCCCGGCTGCTGGTCGACCACGCCGTCGACGTCACGGGAGGGGAGCCGCTGCGCGTGACGCCGGCGACCGTCGAGACGTTCATGCTCGACTGGGTGCCACGCAAGGTCCTCCTGGAACCCGACGACGCCGGCCGGCTGCCCGAGGTGACCAGGGCATGGGTGCGCTACGCCTACGCCGTCACCGGACGCCCCGACGAGCGCCGGGAGGCCACGCTCGCGGCGGTGACGACGTACACGCCGGAGTTCGGCCGGATGGTAGCCAGCGGCGAGGGGCGCGGCCTCGGGGCCCAGCTGCTGGCCGGCTTCATGGACCAGGGCGTCGACATCACCGATCCCGACGCGCTCGCGGCCGCCGTCGAGCGCTACAACGCCTCCCTCGGCGACCGCTGAGGACGCCCGTGGAAAGTTGTTAGGCGCTGGTGGGTCTATCGTCCGACCAACGCCTAACAACGTCCCGGGGCCGGGGTCAGCCGGCAGCGGCCTCCTGGCGCAGCACGCGCCGTAGGATCTTGCCGGACGTGCTCTTCGGGATCGCATCGACGACGTGGACTGCGCCGAGCTGCTTGTAGTGGGCGACCTGGTCGGCGACGTAGGCCTTCAGCTCGTCCTCGTCCACCTCGTGGCCCGGGCGCGGGACGACGTAGGCGACCGGGATCTCGCCGGCCTCCTCGTCCGGGCGCCCGACGACCGCAGCGTCCGCGACAAGGGGATGGGTGAGGAGCAGCGCCTCGAGCTCGGCGGGCACCACCTGGAAGCCCTTGTACTTGATGAGCTCCTTGAGCCGGTCGACGACGAAGACGTAGCCCTCGGCATCGACGTGGCCGATGTCGCCGGTACGCAGCCAGCCGTCGGCGTCGAGGCACTCCGCGGTCGCCGTCGGGTTGTGCAGGTAGCCCTTCATCACCTGGGGGCCGCGGATCCACAGCTCGCCGTCCTCACCGACCTCGAGGTCCTGACCGGTCTCCGGGTCGACGATGCGCAGCTGCGTGTTGGGCGCGGTCACCCCGACCGACCCGAGCCTGGCGCGGCCGAGCGGTGAGAGCTGCGAGACCGGGGACATCTCGGTCATGCCGTAGCCCTGGACCACCTCGCAGCCCAGCCGAGCGCCGGCCTCGGCCGACAGCTCCGCGGAGAGCGGCGCGGCGCCGCTGAACACCTGCTGGAGGTGGCTGAGGTCGTAGTTGTCGACGATCGGGTGCTTGGCCAGAGCCAGCACGATCGGCGGGACCACGAACGAGCGCGTGATCCGGTGGTCGACGTGCAGCTGCAGGAACTGCTCGAGGTCGAACCGCGGCATCGTGATGATCGTCGCTCCGCCGCGCAAGCCGACGTTCATCAGGACCTGCATGCCGTAGATGTGGAAGAACGGCAGGACGGCGATGAACTTCTCGTCGTCCCCGACGTGCAGCGGGCCCAGGACCTGGGCGATGTTCGCGACCAGGTTGCGGTGCGTCAGCATCACGCCCTTGCTCAGCCCCGTCGTGCCGGAGCTGTACGGCAGCGCCACGACGTCGTCAGCGGCGACGGGTACGTGCTCCGCGAGCGGCGGGCCCATCAGGTCGGTCAGCGGCCGCGCGTCGCCACCCTCGGGAGGCGCGCCGATGACGTAGATCGCCGTGACCCCGGTGCCGTGGACCGCGGGCGCGGCGACCTCGAGGAAGGGCGCCACCGTCACGAGCAACCGAGCGCCCGAGTCGAGGAGCTGCTCGTGCACCTCGCGCTCGATGTAGGTCGGGTTGATCGTCGTGACGGCCCCGCCGGCCATGGCCACGCCGTGGAACACGACGGCGTACTCGGGCAGGTTCGGCGCCATGAGCGCGAGGACGTCGCCCTTGGCGAAGCCGTGCTGGACCAATCCGCCAGCGAACGCCCGGATGGCGCCGGCCAACTGCGCGTAGGTCAGCGTGCGCCCGCTCGGCCCGTCGATGAGCGCCGGCTTGGCGCCGAGTACGTCGGCCTGCGCGAGGACGTACTCGGTCAGCGGCACGTCCGGGATCTCGACATCAGGGAGCGGACTGACATGGATCACCGGGGTCCTCCTCGGTCGGGGTGCTCGCGCGCTGGCGCCGAGTGTGGCGCGCCGGACCTGCCCCGGCTAGGGGGCTGGTCCGGCGACTTGCGACTGAGCGCCGCTATCCGACGGCGCGGGCCAGGGCGGTGTTGAGGCTGAAGTAGCCCAGGGTGGTGGGGTGGATGTTCTTGTACGAGCTGCACTCCCAGGTCCGGACGCACAGCAGCAGCGGCTCGAGGGCGGAGCCGGCCTTGAAGTTGATCGCCGTGAAGGCGTCCGCGACGTTGGCCCCGAAGGCGGCCGCGATCTGGGAGATCAGCGGGTTGACGTAGGAGGTGAGCAGCGCGTCGCTGCCCGGCACGGCGACGGCCAGCGGGTTGTACAGGTTGAACACGACGAGCTGGGCGTTGGGGGCGGCGGCGTGCAGCGCGGTGAGGACGTAGGCGTAGTTGTGCGCGAGCGTGGCGAGAACGGAGGGAAGGCCGGCCTCGACGCAGGTGAGGTCGCCGTTGCAGGGCTCGACCAGCTGCAGCAGGTCGTTCGAGCCGATGTCGACGCTGATCAGCGAGGTGTTGGGGTGCGCCTTGATGTAGGCCACGGCTGCGGTGAGCTGGGAGCCGGTGTACGGAACGTGGGTCGGGAGCTGCTGTGCCTGCCAGGGGCAGCCGCCGTTGATGAGGCTCGTCGACGTCTCGCCGGGGCAGCCGAAGTTGGCCAGCTTGAGCCAGGGGTGCAGCCACGCGTAGTCCTCGGCGTAGCTGACGTAGTGCGTCGGGTCGAAGTCCTGTGCGGCCACGAGGTTGGGCTGGTAGCCGAAGGCCAGGGAGTCGCCCACGGAGACGTACGTGCCGCCGTGCGGCCCCGACGCCTGCGCGGGTCCGGCCGCGACGAAGGCCAGGCCGAGCACGGAGAGGCAGACCGCGGCGAAGACCGCAACCCACCGACGGACCAACCGGTGCATGACATTCCTCCCGACTCGGGTCGGCGCTGACCCCGTCGGGACCGTTCTACCTGACGGGAGGCGGGTCAGCCAGCCCGACTTCTGGTTCGACCCGATCACACGCCGTGCTCAGCGAGCGCGGTTTGCTCGTGCGGGTCAGTCGGGCAGGTGGATGAGCTTCTTGTTGAGGAACTCCTCGATGCCGTACGGCCCGAGCTCGCGACCCACCCCGGAGCGCTTCGTGCCGCCGAACGGCAGCTCGGGGCCGCCGCCCTCGGCCTCGTTGATCCAGACCATGCCGGTGTCGAGCCGGTTCGCGACATCGAGGGCGACCACTGGGTCGGTGTGGAACACCGCGCCGCCGAGCCCGTACGCCGACCCGTTGGCGAGCTCGACCGCCTCGTCGACCGAGCCCACGCGGTAGACGACGGCGACCGGACCGAACAGCTCCTCACCGAAGGCTCGCATCTCGGGCGTGACGTCGGTCAGCACGGTCGCGGGGAAGTAGGCGCCCGGCCCGTCGAGCGGCTTGCCGCCGGTGCGGACCGTCGCGCCCTTCGCGACCGCGTCGTCGACCTGGGCGGCGAGGTTCGCGAGCGCCGCGCGGGAGCACAGCGGTCCGTACGCCGTCGCCGGGTCGAACGGGTCGCCCGTGGCCAGGGACGCCATCCGGGCGGTGAGCTGCTCGACGAAGTCGTCGTAGAGGTGGTCGGAGACGAGGAAGCGCTTCGCGGCGTTGCAGGCCTGGCCGGCGTTCTCCATGCGCGCCGCGACGCACTGCTCGACGACCGAGGGCAGGTCGTCGGTGTCCAGGACCAGATAGGGGTCCGACCCGCCGAGCTCCAGCACGACCTTCTTGAGGTGCTGGCCGGCGAGCGCGGCGACGGCGGCGCCGGCCCGCTCGCTGCCCGTCACCGACACCCCGCGCACCCGCGGGTCGGCGATGAGGGCTGCCACCTGCTCGTTGGAGGCGAACAGGTTGACGTAGGCGTCGACGGGCACGCCGGCGTCGTGGAAGAGCCGCTCCATCGCGAGCGCCGACTCGGGGCATTGGGGGGCGTGCTTGAGGATGACCGTGTTGCCGGCGAGCAGGTTGGGGCCGGCGAAGCGGGCGACCTGGTAGTAGGGGTAGTTCCACGGCATGATCCCGAGCAGGGCGCCGACCGGGGTCTTGCGCACCACGGCGCGCCCGCCGCCGTCGGTCGGCAGCGGCTCGTCGGCGAGCAGCTCGGGCGCGAGGTCGGCGTAGTAGCGGTAGATCGCGACGACGTACTCGACCTCGTCCTTGGCCTCGGCGAGGGTCTTGCCCATCTCGCGGACGATGATCGCGGCGAGCTCCTCGAGGCGTTCCTGGTAGAGGTCCGCGACGCGGTGGATCACCTTGACGCGGTCCTCCAGCGGCGTCGCGCTCCAGTCGGGGAAGGCGCCGTGGGTGCGTGCGATGGCCTCGCCGACCTGGGCGTCGGTGGCGAGCGGGTACGTCGCCTCGACCTGCCCCGTCGCCGGGTTCTCCACCTTGTACTCGACGCTCATCCGTCCTCCCGTCCGGCCAGGGCAGGTGCCGCCCCGCGATTCGTTTAGGTCCGAACGGGAACCTAGGGTGGGCCCTCTCACGCGTCAAGCCGCCCCCGGGCGGACGCCGCTGCCCCGTGCCCGTCGCCGCCGCCCCCCGGATGATGCGCTCTGTCATGCGCTTTGCAAAGAGGCCTTCGCAAAGCGCATGACACCGCGCGCCTACATCGACAGCGCCTCGTAGACCTCGACCGTCCCGCCGGCCTCGAGCACCGGGCAGCCCTTGGCCTTGGTGGCGGCGTCGTCCAGGGAGTCCGCCTCGATGATCGAGTAGCCGCCCGCCCGGCCGCCGCCGGAGGTCGTCGCCCCGCCGGCACCCACGATCGCGGAGGCGCCGAAGGGGTTGCCGCCGTCGGTCACCGACGTACCCAGCTCGGCGAACCA is part of the Actinomycetes bacterium genome and encodes:
- a CDS encoding AMP-binding protein, producing MIHVSPLPDVEIPDVPLTEYVLAQADVLGAKPALIDGPSGRTLTYAQLAGAIRAFAGGLVQHGFAKGDVLALMAPNLPEYAVVFHGVAMAGGAVTTINPTYIEREVHEQLLDSGARLLVTVAPFLEVAAPAVHGTGVTAIYVIGAPPEGGDARPLTDLMGPPLAEHVPVAADDVVALPYSSGTTGLSKGVMLTHRNLVANIAQVLGPLHVGDDEKFIAVLPFFHIYGMQVLMNVGLRGGATIITMPRFDLEQFLQLHVDHRITRSFVVPPIVLALAKHPIVDNYDLSHLQQVFSGAAPLSAELSAEAGARLGCEVVQGYGMTEMSPVSQLSPLGRARLGSVGVTAPNTQLRIVDPETGQDLEVGEDGELWIRGPQVMKGYLHNPTATAECLDADGWLRTGDIGHVDAEGYVFVVDRLKELIKYKGFQVVPAELEALLLTHPLVADAAVVGRPDEEAGEIPVAYVVPRPGHEVDEDELKAYVADQVAHYKQLGAVHVVDAIPKSTSGKILRRVLRQEAAAG
- a CDS encoding SGNH/GDSL hydrolase family protein, which codes for MHRLVRRWVAVFAAVCLSVLGLAFVAAGPAQASGPHGGTYVSVGDSLAFGYQPNLVAAQDFDPTHYVSYAEDYAWLHPWLKLANFGCPGETSTSLINGGCPWQAQQLPTHVPYTGSQLTAAVAYIKAHPNTSLISVDIGSNDLLQLVEPCNGDLTCVEAGLPSVLATLAHNYAYVLTALHAAAPNAQLVVFNLYNPLAVAVPGSDALLTSYVNPLISQIAAAFGANVADAFTAINFKAGSALEPLLLCVRTWECSSYKNIHPTTLGYFSLNTALARAVG
- a CDS encoding NAD-dependent succinate-semialdehyde dehydrogenase; translated protein: MSVEYKVENPATGQVEATYPLATDAQVGEAIARTHGAFPDWSATPLEDRVKVIHRVADLYQERLEELAAIIVREMGKTLAEAKDEVEYVVAIYRYYADLAPELLADEPLPTDGGGRAVVRKTPVGALLGIMPWNYPYYQVARFAGPNLLAGNTVILKHAPQCPESALAMERLFHDAGVPVDAYVNLFASNEQVAALIADPRVRGVSVTGSERAGAAVAALAGQHLKKVVLELGGSDPYLVLDTDDLPSVVEQCVAARMENAGQACNAAKRFLVSDHLYDDFVEQLTARMASLATGDPFDPATAYGPLCSRAALANLAAQVDDAVAKGATVRTGGKPLDGPGAYFPATVLTDVTPEMRAFGEELFGPVAVVYRVGSVDEAVELANGSAYGLGGAVFHTDPVVALDVANRLDTGMVWINEAEGGGPELPFGGTKRSGVGRELGPYGIEEFLNKKLIHLPD
- a CDS encoding YciI family protein; this encodes MGKFVYVYTGGLMAQTPQEQDAVMAAWNAWFAELGTSVTDGGNPFGASAIVGAGGATTSGGGRAGGYSIIEADSLDDAATKAKGCPVLEAGGTVEVYEALSM